A genome region from Glycine max cultivar Williams 82 chromosome 5, Glycine_max_v4.0, whole genome shotgun sequence includes the following:
- the LOC102664610 gene encoding uncharacterized mitochondrial protein AtMg00820-like: protein MGNPKWVNAMEEELNSIEKNHTWELVNLPHDNKPIAFKWVYKEDDLLVTESNEREIEEFKKKMMKEFEMSDIGLLFLFFGIEFKTLEICTVMHQTKYATDLLKKFNMFKLDAPSSWCSNANYMGGIGKDKFGEEMKKNSRLASVNVHSY from the exons ATGGGCAACCCTAAATGGGTGAATGCAATGGAAGAAGAGCTGAATTCTATTGAGAAGAATCATACATGGGAACTTGTCAACTTGCCTCATGACAATAAACCCATAGCATTTAAATGGGTTTATAAAGAAG ATGACTTACTAGTAACTGAAAGCAATGAAAGGGAGATTGAAGagttcaagaagaaaatgatgaaggaGTTTGAGATGAGTGATATAGGGctcttgttcttattttttgggaTTGAATTCAAAACATTAGAGATTTGTACCGTGATGCACCAAACCAAGTATGCAACTGACTTGTTGAAGAAATTCAACATGTTCAAGT TGGATGCTCCAAGTTCCTGGTGTAGCAATGCAAATTACATGGGTGGCATAGGAAAGGATAAATTTGGGGAAGAGATGAAGAAGAACTCAAGGCTTGCTAGTGTAAAT GTTCACTCCTATTAA